One Terriglobales bacterium genomic region harbors:
- a CDS encoding gamma-glutamyltransferase family protein has translation MSAMVASSQRAASQVGIDILRSGGNAADAAVAMAAALNVTEPCSTGIGGDCFALYYSGGQLTALNGSGRAPAALTRDRISKLSLFDANSVTVPGACAAWFDLIARHGSLPMKELLAPAIRLAEEGFQVEPITAHFWNEGLHCLTSPELTIGGRAPKAGETFRNPGLARTFRAIADDGPEVFYRGPIAAAIVKVLRERGAAMAMVDLAAHESSWEDPISTPFRGMRVWECPPNGQGIAALLALNIFDQFDAQGVERWHVMIEAMRLAFEDACWYVADPAFSPTPVEELLSREYAAERATLIRLDGVLSNVGPGAPVSCDTTYLCVVDQHGNACSFINSNYLGFGTGIIPVGWGFTLQNRGCTFTLEPGHVNELAPRKRPYHTIIPGMLTNESDGTLLGPFGVMGGYMQPQGHLQVIASLSDGLSPQEAIDRPRFRLDPASANGKVYIEEGMDTDIANGLLERGHDVVLNIAGYDRVMFGRGQIICRREGGSLVGGSDSRADGCWMEMADEQA, from the coding sequence ATGAGCGCGATGGTTGCGAGCTCTCAGAGAGCTGCATCTCAAGTCGGAATTGACATCCTGCGAAGCGGCGGCAATGCCGCTGATGCGGCGGTGGCGATGGCGGCAGCCCTCAACGTTACCGAGCCGTGTTCCACGGGCATCGGCGGCGACTGCTTCGCGCTTTATTACTCTGGGGGACAACTGACGGCACTGAATGGCTCGGGTCGTGCGCCCGCGGCTCTCACACGGGACCGCATCTCCAAGTTGTCGCTATTTGATGCGAATTCGGTCACTGTTCCCGGCGCGTGTGCGGCATGGTTCGACTTGATCGCGCGCCATGGTTCGCTGCCGATGAAAGAGCTGTTGGCCCCAGCCATTCGGCTCGCGGAGGAGGGTTTTCAGGTCGAGCCGATCACGGCGCACTTCTGGAATGAAGGACTCCACTGCCTTACATCGCCGGAACTCACGATTGGCGGCCGCGCTCCGAAAGCGGGTGAAACGTTTAGAAATCCGGGACTTGCAAGGACCTTTCGCGCAATCGCTGACGACGGCCCAGAGGTGTTCTACCGAGGTCCAATCGCCGCAGCTATCGTCAAGGTGCTGCGTGAACGCGGGGCCGCGATGGCAATGGTGGATCTGGCGGCGCACGAGTCCAGCTGGGAAGACCCGATCAGCACGCCTTTTCGCGGAATGCGGGTGTGGGAATGCCCACCCAATGGGCAGGGAATCGCGGCATTGCTCGCGTTGAATATTTTCGACCAGTTCGACGCGCAGGGTGTGGAGCGATGGCATGTGATGATCGAAGCGATGCGGCTCGCATTCGAGGACGCGTGCTGGTACGTAGCCGACCCTGCGTTCTCCCCGACTCCAGTTGAAGAACTTCTTTCTCGTGAGTATGCGGCGGAGCGCGCGACCCTGATCCGGCTGGATGGCGTGCTCAGCAATGTCGGACCCGGCGCGCCGGTGTCGTGCGACACAACATACCTGTGTGTGGTTGACCAGCACGGGAACGCGTGCTCATTCATCAACAGTAACTACTTGGGATTCGGCACCGGCATTATTCCTGTCGGTTGGGGCTTCACGCTTCAGAACCGAGGATGCACATTCACGCTGGAGCCTGGACATGTGAATGAATTGGCTCCGCGTAAACGGCCGTACCACACCATCATCCCTGGCATGCTGACAAATGAATCCGATGGTACGCTGCTTGGCCCGTTTGGGGTCATGGGCGGATACATGCAACCACAAGGACACCTTCAAGTCATTGCATCGCTCAGCGATGGCCTTTCGCCGCAGGAGGCGATTGATCGGCCGAGATTTCGACTGGACCCTGCCTCGGCCAACGGAAAGGTCTATATCGAGGAAGGCATGGACACTGACATCGCGAACGGCCTCCTCGAGCGCGGCCATGATGTGGTACTGAACATCGCCGGCTACGATCGCGTTATGTTCGGGCGCGGCCAAATCATCTGCCGACGCGAGGGGGGCAGTCTGGTTGGCGGCAGCGATTCACGCGCTGACGGCTGCTGGATGGAAATGGCGGACGAACAAGCATGA